Proteins encoded within one genomic window of Ideonella dechloratans:
- a CDS encoding DUF1653 domain-containing protein: MSLPLDDLPPLPTLPLGRYRHYKGGEYEVIGVARHSEDLSPLVVYRPLYNATGWWVRPYAMFVEQVEVNGRWQPRFAPLDAPEGSAPRL, translated from the coding sequence ATGAGCCTGCCCCTGGACGATCTCCCGCCCCTGCCCACCCTGCCCCTGGGCCGTTACCGCCACTACAAGGGCGGCGAATACGAGGTGATCGGCGTGGCACGTCACAGCGAAGACCTCTCGCCGCTGGTGGTCTACCGCCCCCTCTACAACGCCACCGGCTGGTGGGTGCGGCCCTACGCCATGTTCGTCGAACAGGTGGAGGTGAACGGTCGATGGCAGCCGCGCTTCGCGCCGCTGGATGCCCCTGAAGGCTCAGCCCCGCGGCTTTGA
- the mtlD gene encoding bifunctional mannitol-1-phosphate dehydrogenase/phosphatase → MLKFKDHVIESAIFDMDGTMFDTERLRFKTLSSAAQELFGQPFTEEVLIGSLGLSAKKAEALAKQHYGEDFPYAAIRQRADELELEHVRTHGVPIKPGLLPVLERLRRSGLKMAVATSSRRAIAEEYLINANVFKYFDLLVCGDEVTQGKPHPEIFLRAAAALNSRPGQSLMFEDSENGVRSAAEAGGLVILVEDIKPPAPEVAARAFARHPNMRSFLLDLAACTPKLPMPALTEPFPQAINQLKAGIHGFGAMGGGYLAQVFSHWDGYTRPAQIIASTGNALLREAITAFGKYSVRYGSHAFDQTVQRLHMVDPADEAAMIGMYRDCEIVALCLPEQAIAGQADLIAQGLVARVRQHSQSLTVLVVLNKVGGAQFVHAQVEAALLRQVSPRECWRILELTDFTETVVTRIVSKLSEDALLRQLRIKHDLYARNVAQVRQATLDTEALANAVPAEHADALAPIVSSLRDAGEPASALAQLHLVLFNSESDMALYAQRGSELLEHLRQVETVPDITEIQTLKNRLWNGPHAIIAWYGALLGHATVGHAMGDARVQALLDELLASALQPALGRLYPAQRQRIPELARTFRQRCAHAFKDPCERVGRDPLRKLQRDERVLGSLRMVMEQGQPIEGLATGAALAIWYALRHPGAADDPECQTLRVLHAQRQSIVDVLTWQGEDDTQLGPGLDLQADAALIEAVQTEFDRLREALELDSPAVA, encoded by the coding sequence GCTGATCGGGTCCCTGGGCTTGAGTGCCAAGAAGGCGGAAGCACTGGCCAAGCAGCATTACGGCGAGGACTTCCCGTATGCCGCCATCCGTCAGCGGGCCGACGAGCTGGAGCTGGAGCATGTGCGCACCCACGGCGTGCCCATCAAGCCGGGCCTGCTGCCGGTGCTGGAGCGGCTGCGCCGTTCGGGCCTGAAGATGGCAGTGGCCACCTCCAGCCGCCGGGCCATCGCCGAGGAGTACCTGATTAACGCCAACGTGTTCAAGTACTTCGACCTGCTGGTCTGCGGCGACGAGGTGACGCAGGGCAAGCCCCATCCCGAGATCTTCCTGCGCGCGGCGGCCGCGCTCAACAGTCGGCCGGGCCAGAGCCTGATGTTCGAGGACTCGGAAAACGGCGTGCGTTCGGCTGCCGAGGCCGGCGGCCTGGTGATCCTGGTCGAGGACATCAAGCCGCCCGCTCCCGAGGTGGCCGCGCGCGCCTTTGCCCGCCACCCCAACATGCGCTCCTTCCTGCTGGACCTGGCGGCCTGCACGCCCAAGCTGCCCATGCCCGCGCTGACGGAGCCCTTCCCGCAGGCGATCAACCAGCTCAAGGCCGGCATCCACGGCTTCGGTGCCATGGGCGGCGGCTACCTGGCCCAGGTCTTCTCGCACTGGGATGGCTACACCCGCCCCGCGCAGATCATCGCCTCCACCGGCAACGCCCTGCTGCGCGAGGCCATCACCGCCTTCGGCAAGTACAGCGTGCGCTATGGCAGCCACGCCTTCGACCAGACCGTGCAGCGCCTGCACATGGTGGACCCGGCCGACGAGGCCGCGATGATCGGCATGTACCGCGACTGCGAGATCGTGGCGCTGTGCCTGCCGGAACAGGCCATCGCGGGCCAGGCCGACCTGATCGCCCAGGGCCTGGTGGCGCGCGTCCGGCAGCACAGCCAGAGCCTGACGGTGCTGGTGGTGCTCAACAAGGTGGGCGGTGCGCAGTTCGTCCATGCCCAGGTGGAGGCGGCGCTGCTGCGCCAGGTGTCCCCGCGCGAATGCTGGCGCATCCTGGAGCTGACGGACTTCACCGAGACCGTGGTGACCCGCATCGTCAGCAAGCTCAGTGAGGACGCCCTGCTGCGCCAGCTGCGCATCAAGCACGACCTGTACGCCCGCAATGTGGCCCAGGTGCGCCAGGCGACGCTGGACACCGAGGCCCTGGCCAACGCCGTGCCGGCCGAGCACGCCGATGCGCTGGCCCCCATCGTCAGCTCGCTGCGCGACGCGGGCGAGCCGGCCAGCGCCCTCGCCCAGCTGCACCTGGTGCTATTCAACAGCGAATCGGACATGGCCCTCTATGCCCAGCGCGGCAGCGAGTTGCTGGAACACCTGCGCCAGGTGGAGACGGTGCCCGACATCACCGAGATCCAGACCCTGAAGAACCGGCTGTGGAATGGCCCTCACGCCATCATCGCCTGGTATGGCGCGCTGCTGGGCCACGCCACCGTGGGCCACGCCATGGGCGATGCCCGCGTGCAGGCCCTGCTCGACGAGCTGCTGGCCAGCGCGCTGCAGCCCGCGCTGGGTCGGCTCTACCCCGCGCAGCGCCAGCGCATCCCCGAGCTGGCGCGCACCTTCCGCCAGCGCTGCGCCCATGCCTTCAAGGACCCGTGTGAGCGCGTCGGCCGCGACCCGCTGCGCAAGCTGCAGCGCGACGAGCGCGTGCTGGGCAGCCTGCGCATGGTGATGGAGCAGGGCCAACCCATCGAGGGCCTGGCCACCGGCGCTGCGCTGGCCATCTGGTATGCCCTGCGTCACCCCGGCGCCGCGGACGACCCGGAATGCCAGACCCTCCGCGTGTTGCATGCCCAGCGCCAGTCCATCGTGGATGTGCTGACCTGGCAGGGCGAGGACGACACCCAGCTCGGGCCAGGGCTGGATCTGCAGGCCGACGCGGCCCTCATCGAGGCGGTGCAGACCGAGTTCGACCGCCTGCGCGAGGCCCTGGAACTGGACAGCCCTGCAGTGGCCTGA
- a CDS encoding GNAT family N-acetyltransferase: MRLDTPTDADIPDLARIHVQSWQAAYAGLLDAAYLSGLSVQERCLSWQRILAAGESTTWVARDDEGRAQAFLSHGPCRDRGAPEDRGEIWALYAQPGHWGRGAGQMLMACALRTMQAQGLRSVSLWVLRGNQRAIRFYEAAGFAEVPGSLQRFELGGRPVEEVAMLRFLQTG; the protein is encoded by the coding sequence ATGCGCCTTGACACCCCCACCGATGCCGACATCCCCGACCTGGCGCGCATCCATGTGCAGTCCTGGCAGGCGGCCTATGCGGGGCTGCTGGATGCGGCCTACCTGAGCGGGCTGTCGGTGCAGGAACGCTGCCTGAGCTGGCAGCGCATCCTCGCCGCAGGCGAATCCACCACCTGGGTCGCCCGCGACGACGAGGGACGCGCACAGGCCTTCCTGAGCCACGGCCCCTGCCGGGACCGCGGTGCCCCTGAAGACCGCGGCGAGATCTGGGCCCTGTATGCCCAACCCGGCCACTGGGGTCGCGGTGCGGGCCAGATGCTGATGGCATGCGCCCTGCGCACGATGCAGGCTCAAGGCCTGCGCAGCGTCTCGCTGTGGGTGTTGCGTGGCAACCAGCGCGCCATCCGCTTCTACGAGGCCGCCGGCTTTGCCGAAGTCCCCGGCAGCCTGCAGCGCTTCGAACTGGGCGGCCGGCCGGTGGAGGAAGTGGCCATGCTGCGCTTCCTGCAGACAGGCTGA
- a CDS encoding methyltransferase family protein — protein sequence MRWLEHRLPPPLLALALGWAMQAGAAWPPALPWPRAVAWPLMASLVLAGLACDLSGLTRFLRVRTTINPLRPQNSSVLVTGGIYRLTRNPMYLGLVLLLSAWAVHLQAAWPWAGPVTFVAYITRFQILPEERVLRARFGAEYQAYTERVRRWL from the coding sequence ATGCGCTGGCTGGAACACCGCCTGCCGCCACCGCTGCTGGCCCTGGCGCTGGGCTGGGCCATGCAGGCCGGTGCGGCCTGGCCGCCGGCCCTGCCCTGGCCGCGCGCCGTCGCCTGGCCGCTGATGGCCAGCTTGGTGCTGGCGGGCCTGGCCTGCGACCTGAGCGGGCTGACGCGCTTCCTGCGCGTTCGCACCACCATCAACCCGCTGCGGCCGCAGAACAGCTCGGTGCTGGTCACGGGCGGCATCTACCGTCTCACCCGCAACCCCATGTACCTGGGTCTGGTGCTGCTGCTGTCGGCCTGGGCGGTGCACCTGCAGGCTGCCTGGCCCTGGGCCGGACCGGTGACCTTCGTGGCCTACATCACCCGCTTCCAGATCCTGCCGGAGGAACGCGTGCTGCGCGCCCGCTTCGGCGCCGAGTATCAGGCCTACACCGAGCGGGTGCGTCGCTGGCTGTGA
- a CDS encoding glutathione S-transferase family protein — protein sequence MPVTDATDAELVLYTHPWSRGQIARWMLEEVGRPYRQVLLDFGSTMKAPDYLALNPLGKVPTVVHRGQVVTECAAICAYLADAFPAAGLAPAPAERAAYYRWLFFAAGPLEAAIIDRTLKVELTPRQEVMAGYGSYERAVEVIAGAVSSGPYVAGPGFTAADVYVGSHLIWGMQFGTLPKRPEFEDYAARLVARPAYSAAKAIDEALGQALQAKG from the coding sequence ATGCCCGTGACCGACGCCACCGACGCCGAGCTCGTCCTCTACACCCACCCCTGGTCGCGCGGCCAGATCGCACGCTGGATGCTGGAGGAGGTGGGCCGGCCCTACCGCCAGGTGCTGCTGGACTTCGGCAGCACCATGAAGGCCCCGGACTACCTGGCCCTGAACCCGCTGGGCAAAGTGCCCACCGTGGTTCACCGCGGGCAGGTGGTGACCGAGTGCGCCGCCATCTGCGCCTATCTTGCCGACGCCTTCCCGGCCGCCGGCCTGGCCCCGGCCCCCGCGGAGCGGGCGGCCTACTACCGCTGGCTGTTCTTCGCGGCCGGCCCGCTGGAGGCGGCCATCATCGACCGCACGCTCAAGGTGGAGCTGACACCGCGCCAGGAAGTGATGGCCGGCTACGGCAGCTACGAGCGTGCCGTGGAGGTGATTGCCGGCGCGGTCAGCAGCGGCCCCTATGTGGCCGGCCCGGGCTTCACCGCGGCGGACGTGTATGTCGGCTCCCACCTGATCTGGGGCATGCAGTTCGGCACCCTGCCCAAGCGGCCCGAGTTCGAGGACTACGCCGCGCGCCTGGTCGCCCGCCCGGCCTACTCCGCCGCCAAGGCCATCGACGAGGCCCTGGGCCAGGCCCTGCAGGCCAAGGGCTGA